The following coding sequences are from one Lolium rigidum isolate FL_2022 chromosome 6, APGP_CSIRO_Lrig_0.1, whole genome shotgun sequence window:
- the LOC124660426 gene encoding probable NADPH:quinone oxidoreductase 1, with protein MANPDLETDGGDGFPPEVEAFRARVLAADCFLFASPEYNYSVTASLKNALDWASRGSVKCWADKAAAIVCAGYDFNGGRGSLHLRQIGIYLDIHFINKPELHVRMYDDPPSFDADGNLTDAKNRERLKKVLLSLQAFALRLQPKQA; from the coding sequence ATGGCCAACCCGGACCTCGagaccgacggcggcgacggcttcCCGCCGGAAGTCGAGGCGTTCCGCGCCAGGGTCCTCGCCGCCGACTGCTTCCTCTTCGCCTCGCCCGAGTACAACTACTCCGTCACCGCCTCGCTGAAGAACGCGCTGGACTGGGCGTCGAGGGGCAGTGTCAAATGCTGGGCGGACAAGGCCGCGGCCATCGTCTGCGCCGGATACGACTTCAATGGCGGTAGGGGCTCACTCCACCTCCGCCAGATCGGGATCTACCTCGACATCCACTTCATCAACAAGCCGGAGCTCCACGTGAGGATGTACGACGACCCGCCCAGTTTCGACGCCGACGGCAACCTCACTGACGCAAAGAACAGGGAGCGGCTCAAGAAGGTGCTCCTGTCGCTCCAGGCCTTCGCGCTCAGGCTCCAACCCAAGCAAGCATGA
- the LOC124660425 gene encoding probable NADPH:quinone oxidoreductase 1 — translation MEAAAVKPILRVAAVCGSLRKASYNRGLLRAAAEVCEESIPGLRLEHVGISDLPLLNTDLETADGGFPPAVEAFRDQIRSADCFLFGSPEYNYSIATPLKNALDWASRGKNCWADKPAAIVSAGGGFGGGRSQYHLRQVGVFLDLHFINKPELFVQAFQQPPKFDSDGNLIDADIRERIKQVLLSLQAFTLRVQK, via the exons ATGGAGGCCGCCGCGGTGAAGCCCATCCTCCGCGTCGCCGCCGTCTGCGGCTCCCTCCGCAAGGCCTCCTACAACCGCGGCCTCCTCCGCGCCG CGGCGGAGGTGTGCGAGGAGTCCATCCCAGGGCTGCGCCTGGAGCACGTCGGCATCTCCGACTTGCCGCTCCTCAACACCGACCTCGAGACCGCCGACGGAGGCTTCCCGCCAGCCGTCGAGGCCTTCCGCGACCAAATCCGCAGCGCCGACTGCTTCCTCTTCGGCTCGCCCGAGTACAACTACTCCATCGCAA CCCCACTGAAGAATGCACTTGATTGGGCTTCTAGAGGAAAGAATTGCTGGGCAGACAAACCTGCTGCCATTGTCAGCGCTGGAGGTGGCTTTGGAGGAGGCAGGTCGCAGTACCATCTCCGTCAGGTTGGGGTGTTCTTAGATCTTCATTTCATCAACAAGCCAGAGCTATTCGTCCAAGCATTTCAGCAGCCACCGAAGTTTGACAGTGATGGAAATCTTATTGACGCTGATATCAGAGAGCGAATCAAGCAAGTGCTGTTATCTCTGCAGGCTTTCACACTCAGAGTCCAGAAGTAA
- the LOC124660427 gene encoding probable NADPH:quinone oxidoreductase 1 — protein MEVKPTTIRVVAVCGSLRKASYNRGLLRAAAEVCEESIPGMRVDHVDISDLPLLNTDLETADGGFPPAVEAFRDQVRAADCFLFGSPEFNYSIATPLKNALDWASRGKNCWADKPAAIVSAGGGFGGGRSQYHLRQIGVFLDLHFINKPELFVQAFQQPPKFDSDGNLIDAEIRERIKQVLLSLQAFTVRFQKKD, from the exons ATGGAGGTGAAGCCCACCACCATCCGCGTCGTCGCCGTCTGCGGCTCCCTCCGCAAGGCCTCCTACAACCGCGGCCTCCTCCGCGCCG CCGCGGAGGTGTGCGAGGAGTCCATCCCGGGGATGCGCGTGGACCACGTCGACATCTCCGACCTGCCGCTGCTCAACACCGACCTCGAGACCGCCGACGGGGGCTTCCCGCCCGCCGTCGAGGCCTTCCGCGACCAGGTTCGCGCCGCCGACTGCTTCCTCTTCGGCTCGCCCGAGTTCAACTACTCCATCGCAA CCCCACTGAAGAATGCACTAGATTGGGCTTCCAGAGGAAAGAATTGCTGGGCAGACAAACCTGCCGCGATTGTCAGTGCTGGAGGTGGCTTTGGAGGAGGCAGATCACAGTACCATCTCCGTCAGATTGGGGTGTTTTTAGATCTTCATTTTATCAACAAGCCAGAGCTATTCGTCCAAGCATTTCAGCAGCCACCTAAGTTTGACAGCGATGGGAACCTTATTGACGCTGAGATCAGAGAGCGAATCAAGCAAGTGCTATTATCCCTCCAGGCCTTCACAGTCAGGTTCCAGAAGAAGGATTGA